TTTAGGCAACTTGCCAATAGATGGTCCTTCTAAGAATAATTGCTGCAAGAATGTATTCCACAACTCCCCTCCAATGTAGTTATGTGTGCACACCAGCCGGCAAGACTAGTTAGCTATCCTAAAATCAACAATAAAAAATAGTTTATGTGTAAGTTGTAGTGATGGTGCTTTGTTACTACTCGCAAAATGTATAGGTGCACTTGGAATAGTTTGAAGAGATGATCATGCTGCAGAACTCGAAATGCATGTCCAACCTAACAGGGCGTCATACACCCGACCTCCTTGTTCAATTTCTGTTACATGGGAGAAAACAATTGGGTGGAGAGGTGAGATCTAAGCCACCTGATCACTTGACATACTCAAGGACGGCGTAGAAAGGGTCGAGGTAGAGGGCCCGGAAGCCGGCGAAGCCGGCGGTGAGGCCGAGCTGCCGGAACTCCTCCTCCGACCGCTCCCTCCCCTGGGTCCGGTAGGTGGTCATGACGAAGATGTCGTTCTCCAGCAGCGCCCTCGTCCTCGTGCTGGCGTCCGTCGTGTCCGGCACCACCGGCTCGCACGCGATCAGCTTCCCGCCCTCCGGCAGCGCCTCGTGGCATTTCTTGAGGATCGCCGTGCACTCGTCGTTGGTCCACGTCGTCAGTACCCACTGGAGGAAGGAAAACAAAATGTGCCCCAGATCAAATCTTGTTTGATTTTGGTAATATGTGACCGGTGTGTCAGAATTTCATGGACTTGAGGGCAATACACACCTTCATGAAGATGGCGTCGCCGGAGGGGATGGACTTGAACATGTCTCCACCCACATGCTTCACTCCTGCATTTTTCAATTTGCAGGTGTGACCATTGTTATCAAGAAATATATATGCATGTCTTGATCAATACTGTGAATTTAAATACTATTAGATGGAGAACACGCAAATGTGTCCAGCTACCATTTTTGAACGGAGGTGTAGCAGGTTAGGTAGGGACACAATACTAAAGTtactaaagttagtataaagttgggtcatctattttgaaacggagggagtagcaggTTAGGTAGGGACAAAATGGACTCTAAATCTGGAGATCTGGGGTTGCGTCATGTGACCAGCACAATCACTCTGAACCTGAACAGGTAAATTTTTCTTAGCCAAGATGGCAAGCAGCACAAGTGTGCTCTGAACTGAAACCTCACTGTCAAACTCATCTACTGTTGATGTTGACACTCTGAACTCCGAACAGGTAAAAACTTCTGAACCCAAGATAGCAAGGAATGCATAATTTACCACAAGTGCGCTACAAATCCAACTAACCAAAAATTGCACCAAAAAACTGTGCCTACCATTTCATTTTTAGCAGGTCAGGTATGGACAAGAACTGCCCAAATACCCAGCACGTCTGCTGCCGAAGTCTGAAGAGGTAAAAAATTCTCAAGGCAGCATGGGCATGAGTGCATTATGCATAGTTTACCCTAATAAGTGCGCTCTGAAACCTCATTATCAAACCCGTCTGCTGCTGCTGATGTCGATGCCGAAAACAACATCTGTTTCTTTAGATTATCTCCGTGTGTGGTGGTGGTAAATCCACGATCTGCTGGTGTACGCTACTAGAAACACAATCTCGTGACTCACGTGTGCCATGTCTGCTTCGGTCTGCTGGTTGGTGGGGACTGGGGAGGCATTCATGTGATCGATCGGTCGACCGATCGCTCGTGCCATTGTCACTGTCAGTTGTGGTGCTATGTCCGTGCAAGCTGTATGAGGTAGGCAGGGTAGATGGGAATTGGGGATCGAGGGTCTCACCGGCGATGGGGTGCGCGGCGGCGACGACGTTGGGCAGGTCGAAGTTGACGCCCTCGCGGATGGTGGGCACTCGGCGCATGATCATCTCCAGGCAGGCGCCGGAGCTGCCGCCGACGTCGACGAGCGTGGCCACGCCCTCGAACCCTCCCTCGTACCCGTCCAGCAGCGCCTCCATGAACGGCTCCGACACGCCGGTCATGGCGCGGAGCATCACCTCGTTCGCGTCCCGGTCCTGGCCGTAGTAGGCGTAGGCGGGGACGCCGGCGTGGGCGCGCGCGAAGGGCTCGGGCCCGGCGGGGTCCAGCACGGCCTCGTGCAGCCGCGGCCACGCCAGCACCAGCGCGTCCTGGTGGTGCTGCAGCACGTAG
The sequence above is a segment of the Aegilops tauschii subsp. strangulata cultivar AL8/78 chromosome 6, Aet v6.0, whole genome shotgun sequence genome. Coding sequences within it:
- the LOC109743551 gene encoding nicotinate N-methyltransferase 1, coding for MSSTPTQPPAAEPATAEMSPPDARLAMMELANMIAVPMALTAVIRLGVPAAVWAGGANAPLSAAELLPPGHPDPSVLERLLRLLASRGVFSEHAADGRPERRYALTAVGRTLVPSGPSGASYADYVLQHHQDALVLAWPRLHEAVLDPAGPEPFARAHAGVPAYAYYGQDRDANEVMLRAMTGVSEPFMEALLDGYEGGFEGVATLVDVGGSSGACLEMIMRRVPTIREGVNFDLPNVVAAAHPIAGVKHVGGDMFKSIPSGDAIFMKWVLTTWTNDECTAILKKCHEALPEGGKLIACEPVVPDTTDASTRTRALLENDIFVMTTYRTQGRERSEEEFRQLGLTAGFAGFRALYLDPFYAVLEYVK